The Helianthus annuus cultivar XRQ/B chromosome 15, HanXRQr2.0-SUNRISE, whole genome shotgun sequence genomic sequence GATGATGGCGGTTTCGCTCAAGTTCGGTCCGAGGAACTCTTCCTAGAGTCATTCAAAACGAACGGCTCACGTACACTCACCCAACTCATCAAGAAACACCAAGCAACCAAGAATCCCATCACTTGTGTTGTGTATGATTCTTTTTTGCCTTGGGCTCTTGATGTGGCTAAGGAAAATGGGATTCTTGGAGGACCCTTTTTCACCAACTCAGCCGCGGTTACCGCCATTTTTAGCCGGATACATGGTGGGGAATTGAAGTTGCCTTTGAGATTGGAAGATTGTCCGGTGGTTATTCCGGGTGTTCCTCCAATGAATTTGGAAGATTTGCCTAGCTTTTTGAATGCACCAGAAAGTTATCCTGCTTATTTGAGGATGAAATTGAATCAGTTTTCGAATTTGGATAAGGCTGATTGGATTTTCAGCAACACTTTCCAATCATTGGAACATGAGGTTATTGGTTTGAATAATATTTAATTGCTTTAGAAAGAacttaataatatataaatactttttcaatttttttaaagtaAATTCTTTACTTTTTTTAGTAAAAGTTTAAGATAGGCGAGTCCTAAATTAGCGATGTGGACTGTTGTTCCTTCATAACATAATTTAAGGGCTTAAAAAACTAAAAAGAACAagtaaaattaaaattttaaaatactAATACGTCAAAGAAAATAATTTCGAGTTAAAGGATTTATGTTTGTGTTAACCTATGAATACACTAGTCGTCTTTGACTTCATGTATGTCACGCAATTTTTGACCTGGCCGCTTTATTGATTTACTAGTCAGTAAAGATCCGGTTGGGGTTTAGCAAAATTGTTTACAGACAGTAATTATtgatttgttttgattttttttttcattatttatttatttgttgcaATAGGTGGTGAAAGGCATGGGGAAGCAATGGCCAGCAAAACTTATAGGTCCAATGGTACCATCAGCCTACTTAGATGGCAGAATTGAAGGTGACAAAGGTTATGGTGCAAGTCTATGGAAACCACTTGACGAAGACTGCGCCAAATGGCTCGAAACCAAGCCTTCAAACTCGGTTGTTTACATATCTTTCGGGAGCATGGTTTCACTAACCCAACAAGAAATGGAGGAAATTGCATGGGGCTTACAAGATAGTGGGTGTTACTTTCTTTGGGTGGTTAAAGATTCTGAGAGACACAAATTGCCAAAAGCGTTTCTTGATCTAACCACACAAAATCAGGAAAAGGGTATGATAGTGAGTTGGTGCAACCAACTTGAAATGTTGGCTCATGATTCGGTGGGTTGTTTTCTGACTCATTGTGGATGGAACTCAACGCTAGAAGGGTTGAGCCTTGGGGTGCCAATGGTCGGGGTCCCAAAGTGGGCGGACCAGTTAACTGATGCCAAGTTTATAAAAGATGTGTGGTGTGTAGGTGTTAGGGTTAAGGTGGATAATGTGACTGGAATGGTGAATAGAGAAGAGGTTGTTTTGTGTTTGAATGAGGTGATGGATGAAGGGAAGAGGAGTTTGGAGATCAAGAAGAATGCTGGAAAATGGAAAGAGTTAGCTAAAGAGGCCATAAGTGAAGGTGGGAGCTCTGATAGGGCCATTGATGAGTTTGTGATGTCATTAAAGGGAACATGAAAGAAATAAGACGTGTGTCGATGTTGATTCTTGATGTGTATGTGGTGAATAATTGTCTTGGTATAACCAATACTCCTTGAAGTAACGAAATGAAATAAATAGTTATACTCTTAAGTCTTAATAGCACTGACATTTCATATATCTTTTCTCACTTTATCttcaaaactaaaaaaaattaataaaaagatcAATAAATCTCACTCATTATCTTTATCTTCACCAtctaaaatttatagaaaaccacCACTTCCTCCAACCctataattaaattaaatatcaTTATTCTTTAAATTTAtctcttattttttttaaaacctcTCACATCCCTTTTACACGTACCTATCTCtacttttttgttgttttttaatctttctttttattatttttttttatgtgtgtgtgagagaaagGGAAGGAAAAAGTATCTTGTTTATATTTGAGGGGTGAGAGCATTCCCATTTGAAACTTTACCTCCATCTCTATTATTTACTTGAAAATCACATTTATCTCtaaattttgtttatgttttaataACCTCTCACATCTAATTCTTTATATCTATCTCtttacacaattttttttttaattattttttctctttcttcaacTTACTATCTTAACTAAAATCTATTTTGTCTTATTATCTTTTTTTCTCAAATATGATTTCTAATAAACTTTTATACAATATTtactaatatttttttattattttctccAATGATTCGTTAGACTCTACTTCATACATTCTTGCCACTAAAACATTGCTTAAAACATAAACGGATGTTAAAGAAACTACAAAACCATAAAACCATAAATAGATGTTAAGAAACTATAAAAACATAGATGGATATTACAATTCTTGCCACTTAACAAAGGGTTATACTGGTAAACAAGACCCCTACACGTACATTACAACTTAAACCAATGAAATGGAAGATTTAAAAAGGGATGGTGGAGTTGAAGGTGTGAACTTTCAAATAGCAAAATGTGCTGATGGTGATGGAGAAGTAGAGAGAATCTTCAAAACCTACAAACCTATTGTATGCGTTCAAATTTATAAATAAGACCATGTATAGTGGTAATGTCCTTATCCTTgagcgttttgcgccatgtggcagcccagtcagcaatagggcattatggggcgtttttTAAAATGCGTGTAATGGGGATGTGAGCATTATGTTAAAAAGGGTGTaaataaaattaaagaaaaaaacatcaaaaatacTTTATTGGACAAAACCCATAAACCTGCATGTGATTGGCCAAATCAAATTCTCTCTAGCGTTGAATTAAAAATGCTCCAACccattttttgtaaaaaaaacgcGCACGAGGGCGGAGATAAGGGCGTTGTTGAacaaaaaacgccaaaaagttcaCCACTACAGGTGCTCTAAAAAGATTCACAGTCCCATCTTAAAGCTCTATGGTTATTGAGGTTAGATATTAATAGTTCTTTTTTATTTGAACAAATTATGCAACAAAAAGTTGACCATTAAACatagaggtggcaaaatggacCCAACTAAGAAAGTTTGTGTTGATTTGGGTGCAAAAAAAAAGTAAGAAATGGGT encodes the following:
- the LOC110911389 gene encoding UDP-glycosyltransferase 74B1, translated to MLKIMEVEKKYEGHVVVLPYPSQGHINPLLQFAKRLASKGLKATIATTHYTLSSITSPLVTVEPISDGFDDGGFAQVRSEELFLESFKTNGSRTLTQLIKKHQATKNPITCVVYDSFLPWALDVAKENGILGGPFFTNSAAVTAIFSRIHGGELKLPLRLEDCPVVIPGVPPMNLEDLPSFLNAPESYPAYLRMKLNQFSNLDKADWIFSNTFQSLEHEVVKGMGKQWPAKLIGPMVPSAYLDGRIEGDKGYGASLWKPLDEDCAKWLETKPSNSVVYISFGSMVSLTQQEMEEIAWGLQDSGCYFLWVVKDSERHKLPKAFLDLTTQNQEKGMIVSWCNQLEMLAHDSVGCFLTHCGWNSTLEGLSLGVPMVGVPKWADQLTDAKFIKDVWCVGVRVKVDNVTGMVNREEVVLCLNEVMDEGKRSLEIKKNAGKWKELAKEAISEGGSSDRAIDEFVMSLKGT